A window from Sinorhizobium fredii encodes these proteins:
- the flgK gene encoding flagellar hook-associated protein FlgK has protein sequence MSLSSAIAIAQSAFSTTASQTATVSKNVANASNADYSRRMAMLGTTADGAQIVSVYRAQNEALLKQNLTSISQSSAQSSLLSGLELLKSALGGNDYETAPSTYLSTFRNSLQTFASTPGNSTIAATVVADASDLANSITKTATAVQDLRLDTDKQIAEEVDNLNALLASFETANNAVKEATAAGTDASAALDDRDKLLKQISELVGISTVTRADNDTVIYTSDGTVLFETQARQVTFTATSAFDASTTGNAIFVDGASLSAGAGADTTAEGKLASLLQLRDDIAPTFQSQLDEMARGLVSLFQEDGAPGLFTWADGTVPADGTIEPGIAASLTVNAAAQTDPFLLRDGGFNGLVSNPGGATDPNSGYTDLLDGFITAMDGDIDFDAAAGLDSTSSIMEFAASSIGWFEQIRSAASTADDNKTALLARTEEALGNVTGVSIDEELSLLLDLEQSYKASAKLISTVDAMMASLLEAVR, from the coding sequence ATGTCGTTGTCCTCGGCAATCGCAATTGCGCAATCAGCATTCAGCACCACGGCCTCGCAAACGGCCACGGTGTCGAAGAACGTCGCCAATGCGAGCAACGCGGATTACTCGCGCCGCATGGCCATGCTGGGAACCACGGCCGACGGCGCCCAGATCGTCTCCGTCTACCGGGCGCAGAACGAGGCTCTGCTCAAGCAGAATCTCACCAGCATCTCGCAATCCTCGGCGCAGAGCAGCCTGCTTTCCGGGCTCGAGCTGTTGAAATCGGCGCTCGGCGGCAACGACTACGAGACGGCGCCATCGACCTACCTTTCCACCTTCCGCAACAGCCTGCAGACCTTCGCCTCGACACCGGGCAACTCGACGATCGCCGCAACCGTCGTCGCGGACGCCTCGGACCTTGCCAATTCGATCACTAAGACGGCGACCGCGGTCCAGGACCTGCGTCTCGATACCGACAAGCAGATCGCCGAAGAGGTCGACAACCTGAATGCACTGCTCGCCAGTTTTGAAACGGCGAACAACGCCGTCAAGGAAGCGACGGCGGCGGGCACCGACGCCTCGGCCGCGCTCGACGACCGCGACAAGCTCCTGAAGCAGATCTCCGAGCTCGTCGGCATTTCGACCGTCACCAGGGCGGACAACGATACGGTCATCTATACCTCGGACGGAACGGTCCTCTTCGAGACGCAAGCCCGGCAGGTGACGTTCACGGCAACCTCGGCCTTCGATGCATCGACGACCGGAAACGCCATCTTCGTCGACGGGGCGTCGCTTTCAGCCGGCGCCGGCGCCGACACGACCGCAGAGGGAAAGCTCGCGAGCCTCTTGCAGCTCCGCGACGACATCGCGCCGACCTTCCAGTCGCAACTCGACGAGATGGCCCGCGGCCTGGTCAGCCTCTTCCAGGAGGACGGCGCCCCCGGCCTTTTCACCTGGGCGGACGGAACGGTTCCCGCCGACGGGACGATCGAGCCCGGCATCGCCGCGTCGCTGACTGTCAACGCCGCCGCGCAAACCGATCCGTTCCTGCTTCGCGACGGCGGATTCAACGGCCTCGTCTCCAACCCCGGCGGCGCCACGGATCCGAATTCCGGCTACACCGATCTCCTCGACGGCTTCATCACCGCCATGGACGGCGACATTGATTTCGACGCGGCGGCGGGGCTCGACAGCACCAGTTCGATCATGGAATTCGCCGCCTCGTCGATCGGCTGGTTCGAGCAGATCCGCAGCGCTGCCTCGACGGCCGACGACAACAAGACGGCTCTCCTGGCACGGACGGAGGAAGCGCTGGGCAACGTCACCGGCGTCAGCATCGATGAAGAGCTCTCGCTGCTGCTCGATCTCGAACAGTCCTACAAGGCATCTGCCAAGTTGATCAGTACCGTGGACGCCATGATGGCGTCCCTTCTGGAAGCCGTGAGGTAA
- a CDS encoding flagellar hook-associated family protein has protein sequence MKTSFVSNLAVQNAMRLTIQQGQEELLKLQEEVSTGRHADVGLELGSSTARSVNLQRELARLETLVDTNAVVTQRLASSQEALGTMAEAAEQVRNTLVTFKGNDSVDQLSVQKTEIESAMSLFTASANTSFNGEFLFAGINTDVKPFEDYAATGSAAKTTFDDALATYMSGNGISSMSDFTEAQMEDFITNTLEPLYTDDTQWATDWSAASGQNMTSRISTSEVVQSSTSATTTGFRMFALASVISSELMDEDIGSDVRAYVGEAALGYVEQAITGITAERSTLGISEARVEKANTSLEVQIKLINTHITDLEGVDTYDASTRMNTLLTQMETSYTLTGRIQQLSLIDFL, from the coding sequence ATGAAGACGTCCTTCGTTTCTAATCTGGCGGTGCAGAATGCCATGCGCCTGACCATTCAGCAGGGCCAGGAGGAACTGCTGAAGCTTCAGGAGGAGGTTTCGACCGGCCGGCATGCGGATGTCGGCCTCGAGCTCGGCTCCTCCACGGCGCGCTCCGTCAACCTGCAGCGCGAGCTTGCTCGGTTGGAAACCCTGGTCGATACCAACGCCGTCGTCACGCAGCGGCTGGCGTCCTCTCAGGAAGCCCTTGGAACGATGGCGGAGGCTGCCGAGCAGGTGCGCAATACGCTCGTCACCTTCAAGGGCAACGATTCCGTCGACCAATTGTCGGTCCAGAAGACCGAGATCGAAAGCGCCATGTCGCTTTTCACCGCCTCGGCGAACACGTCCTTCAACGGCGAGTTCCTGTTTGCCGGCATCAACACCGATGTGAAGCCTTTCGAAGACTATGCCGCAACCGGTTCGGCCGCGAAGACGACCTTCGACGATGCGCTCGCGACCTACATGTCGGGCAACGGCATCTCTTCCATGAGCGACTTCACTGAGGCGCAGATGGAAGACTTCATCACCAACACCCTCGAGCCACTCTATACCGACGACACGCAGTGGGCCACCGATTGGTCCGCGGCCTCGGGCCAGAACATGACGAGCCGCATCAGCACGTCCGAAGTCGTGCAGAGCTCGACCAGTGCGACGACGACCGGCTTCCGCATGTTCGCTCTTGCGAGTGTGATATCCTCGGAACTGATGGACGAGGATATCGGATCGGACGTCCGGGCCTATGTCGGCGAGGCGGCACTCGGCTATGTCGAGCAGGCGATCACCGGGATCACCGCCGAACGCAGCACGCTAGGCATTTCCGAAGCGCGCGTGGAAAAGGCGAACACCTCGCTCGAAGTTCAGATCAAGCTCATCAACACCCACATCACCGATCTCGAGGGGGTCGACACCTATGATGCGTCGACCCGGATGAACACGCTGCTGACGCAGATGGAGACGTCCTACACCCTCACCGGAAGGATCCAGCAGTTGAGTTTGATAGATTTCCTCTGA
- the flaF gene encoding flagellar biosynthesis regulator FlaF, translating into MYQFAYAEIMEEGVAVSKDREWQVLNRSIALLEAAKQQKGYSKEAIEAIYYTRRVWIRFIEDLRAPDNQLNDELRANLISIGIWILNETEKIRKRDSSNFQGIIDITTIIRDGLK; encoded by the coding sequence ATGTATCAGTTTGCATACGCCGAGATCATGGAGGAAGGCGTAGCCGTTTCCAAGGATCGCGAGTGGCAAGTCCTCAATCGCTCGATCGCGCTCCTGGAAGCGGCAAAGCAGCAGAAGGGATACTCAAAGGAAGCGATCGAGGCGATCTACTACACCCGACGCGTCTGGATACGCTTCATCGAGGACCTGCGCGCTCCGGATAACCAGCTCAACGACGAACTGCGTGCCAATCTGATCTCGATCGGGATCTGGATACTGAACGAGACGGAGAAGATCCGCAAACGCGACTCCTCCAACTTCCAGGGCATAATTGACATTACCACCATCATCAGGGATGGACTGAAATGA
- the flbT gene encoding flagellar biosynthesis repressor FlbT, whose amino-acid sequence MKSTLRISLKSGERIFVNGAVLRVDRKVAVEFLNDVTFLLENHVLQPEDATTPLRQLYFIAQMILINPEGAEQSTAMFRKSIVMLLACFKNEEVLAELKRIDGLVTQGRAFEALKAIRGLYPIEERILNNQEITPATIDQIRKEIAPWR is encoded by the coding sequence ATGAAGAGCACACTGCGTATCTCGCTGAAATCGGGCGAACGAATCTTTGTAAACGGCGCGGTGCTTCGCGTTGACCGCAAGGTCGCCGTGGAATTCCTCAACGACGTTACCTTCCTCCTGGAAAACCACGTCCTGCAGCCGGAAGACGCCACGACACCGTTGCGGCAGCTCTACTTCATCGCCCAGATGATCCTGATCAATCCGGAAGGCGCCGAGCAGTCGACCGCCATGTTCCGCAAGTCGATCGTCATGCTGCTCGCCTGCTTCAAGAACGAGGAAGTTCTGGCGGAGCTGAAGCGCATCGACGGCCTGGTCACCCAGGGCCGTGCCTTCGAAGCGCTGAAGGCGATCCGCGGTCTTTACCCGATTGAAGAGCGCATCCTGAACAATCAGGAAATCACGCCGGCCACGATCGACCAGATTCGCAAGGAGATCGCGCCATGGCGGTAA
- the flgD gene encoding flagellar hook assembly protein FlgD — translation MAVSGVSSSTSTTSTTSSTSTSSTDATDATLNYQSFLKLLIAQMQNQDPTDPMDATEQISQLATFSQVEQSIKTNSNLESLLASESLTQASTYIGKTITSSDGKTSGVVAEVEVTSDGVIAITTDGKEIAIETGITVSTTSSGSGT, via the coding sequence ATGGCGGTAAGCGGAGTATCCTCGAGCACCTCGACGACCTCGACGACGAGTTCAACTTCGACGAGCAGCACCGACGCGACTGACGCGACCCTGAACTATCAGAGCTTCCTGAAGCTGCTCATCGCGCAGATGCAGAACCAGGATCCGACCGATCCGATGGATGCGACCGAGCAGATATCGCAGCTGGCGACCTTCTCGCAGGTCGAGCAATCGATCAAGACGAACAGCAATCTCGAAAGCCTGCTGGCGAGCGAAAGTCTTACCCAGGCTTCGACCTACATCGGCAAGACGATCACCAGCAGTGACGGCAAGACGAGCGGGGTCGTCGCCGAGGTCGAGGTGACCTCCGACGGCGTGATCGCGATCACCACCGACGGCAAAGAGATCGCCATCGAGACCGGCATCACCGTATCGACGACCTCGTCCGGCTCGGGGACGTAA
- the fliQ gene encoding flagellar biosynthesis protein FliQ produces MNEADALDIVQAAIWTVIVASGPAVLAAMVVGVVIAFIQALTQVQEMTLTFVPKILAVMVTGAISAPFVGAQISIFTDIIFSRIQSGF; encoded by the coding sequence ATGAATGAGGCGGACGCTCTCGATATCGTGCAGGCAGCGATCTGGACCGTGATCGTCGCCTCGGGTCCCGCCGTTCTGGCCGCCATGGTGGTCGGCGTTGTCATCGCTTTTATCCAGGCGCTGACCCAGGTTCAGGAAATGACGCTGACCTTCGTGCCGAAGATCCTGGCGGTGATGGTCACGGGGGCGATCTCGGCGCCGTTCGTCGGTGCACAGATCTCCATCTTCACCGACATCATCTTCTCACGAATCCAGTCGGGGTTCTGA